From Toxorhynchites rutilus septentrionalis strain SRP chromosome 2, ASM2978413v1, whole genome shotgun sequence, a single genomic window includes:
- the LOC129768968 gene encoding putative nuclease HARBI1, protein MDSVLLPILAEQEEIGMPCYHRRNHRKSTDFIKLSDEAFIKSFRLSKEAFRYVLEEIENCLTTRKGGLSTEVKLAACLRFFAEGNYQHGAGQDYHIAIAQPTFSKVLTEMLNILERTLCKKWISLNMTEDEQRRAKLHFYQKTSIPGVIMCLDGTHVKIIPPKLNRNLFFNRKGFYSLNVLIVCDDQQRIRFVDPTFQGSNHDSHIWRVSPARTHFEQLHQNGEVNTKILGDAGYPSEPWLVTPFRAAEEGSLESDFNRRHALGRAIVERTIGLLKNRFRCILGARQLHYNPTKCAQIINVCCALHNICLEFGRSQ, encoded by the exons ATGGATTCCGTTTTGTTACCGATTTTGGCGGAGCAAGAAGAAATTGGAATGCCTTGCTACCATCGGCGAAACCACCGAAAATCAACCGACTTCATAAAACTTTCTGATGAAGC ATTCATCAAAAGTTTTCGTCTAAGTAAGGAAGCTTTTCGGTACGTTTTAGAGGAAATTGAGAACTGCCTTACCACAAGGAAAGGTGGTCTATCCACGGAGGTGAAACTCGCAGCATGTTTGCGATTCTTTGCTGAAGGAAATTATCAACATGGAGCAGGGCAAGATTATCACATTGCCATAGCACAGCCCACATTTTCCAAGGTGCTGACTGAAATGCTTAACATTCTGGAGCGGACACTGTGTAAGAAATGGATTTCCCTAAATATGACGGAAGACGAACAGCGGCGTGCTAAACTACACTTCTatcagaaaacatcaattcCGGGTGTTATTATGTGTTTGGATGGAACCCACGTAAAAATTATTCCACCTAAGCtgaatcgaaatttgttttttaatcggAAGGGATTTTATAGTCTCAACGTTCTGATT GTTTGTGACGATCAGCAAAGGATTCGTTTCGTTGATCCTACCTTCCAGGGATCTAATCATGACTCTCATATATGGCGTGTAAGCCCTGCAAGAACTCACTTTGAGCAGCTTCACCAAAATGGTGAAGTTAATACTAAGATTCTAG gtgatgctGGTTATCCATCGGAACCTTGGTTAGTAACGCCATTCAGAGCAGCGGAGGAAGGGAGTTTGGAGAGCGATTTTAATCGCAGGCATGCCTTGGGTCGTGCTATCGTCGAGCGGACAATCGGTTTACTAAAAAATCGGTTTAGATGCATCCTTGGCGCGAGACAACTTCACTACAATCCTACTAAATGCGCTCAAATTATAAATGTATGCTGTGCACTTCACAATATATGCTTAGAATTTGGTCGTTCTCAGTAG
- the LOC129768970 gene encoding uncharacterized protein LOC129768970, with protein MEKNKNKTTTKNQFERIVLLLEQEPDIAKGFSRGNSGPFWDDLAAEVNSLGPPIRDGSGWKKVWADYKSGLKRKLAHNKREQRATGGGPNKIINLSELEEQAVLLTGLLATVEGIPGTSSHGTQLGSPSGEPQAADQENFIYYGTSDECDGINNTIHFQPSQPKKSRPSTTRLLELQVEQQNKFHTNVKSLLKNTNKNLSDLVHYQRQSARAILSVDATLKEHLSEQKRHNHEMEKIALEKSIATNP; from the exons AT ggaaaaaaacaaaaacaaaacaaccactAAAAATCAGTTCGAGCGGATTGTGCTGCTTCTGGAGCAAGAGCCGGACATAGCAAAGGGTTTCTCCCGAGGAAATTCCGGACCCTTCTGGGATGATCTGGCGGCAGAAGTCAATAGTTTGGGACCGCCTATTCGCGATGGAAGTGGATGGAAAAAG GTTTGGGCGGACTATAAGTCCGGATTAAAGCGAAAACTCGCTCACAACAAACGGGAGCAGAGGGCGACAGGTGGAGGacccaataaaattatcaatttgtcCGAGCTGGAGGAGCAGGCAGTTCTACTAACTGGGTTACTTGCGACCGTGGAAGGAATCCCGGGTACCTCATCTCATGGAACACAGTTGGGTTCGCCTTCGGGTGAACCTCAAGCTGCAGACCaggaaaattttatatattatggTACTTCCGACGAGTGTGACGGTATCAATAATACCATTCACTTCCAGCCCTCTCAGCCGAAAAAATCCAGACCTTCTACCACGAGGCTATTAGAGCTGCAAGTCgagcaacaaaacaaatttcacaCCAATGTGAAATCCCtgttaaaaaacacaaacaagaaTTTGAGTGATCTGGTTCATTATCAGCGCCAATCAGCTCGAGCGATTCTTTCCGTGGATGCCACACTCAAAGAACATCTGAGTGAACAAAAACGACATAACCACGAGATGGAGAAGATCGCGCTGGAGAAATCAATAGCGACAAATCCTTGA
- the LOC129768967 gene encoding CWF19-like protein 2 — protein MSSSCSDSDSGGRKRHKKHKKKEKKGKKHKKEKKRKEKKSHKKRIRHASSSSSGSGSDRDEWIEKGKPTKPAAVPERDDWMNSLLIPTYSKEVKRDEKKPPVERYDPKTSVRELNPHWRNGGSGLPSFKRPADDEDEYGSNRREKTEIRKDLSRSGGWRKPSDNKDTARQENVINKDVKKLDQESEDGVLLNDQQLNDLGAKIVKAEIMGNIELAKSLKDKLEKAKEYRNQIQNQNSTQKRRNETQEEDDVQFTVCKSTTESIRRNKQQRRSQNNLPPNDLADKFRSERSENDNMDAEFFKVSTKLDREGSNLENIFDHGRASSSSSGQTNEEKAVRDMNRLSKAQADCARCINSSTFLQDNIISMGKNIFLAVPSWKALQPKHCLIMPVAHYPALTHMDEDVHEELITTCKALKRMFASHKQEVVFFETVRYINRNPHTYIQCVPADNYEMAPFYFKKAILESETEWAMNKKLHNLQGLEIRRVVPKGLPYFLVNFNMENGFAHVIEDQESFPVTFASETIAGILGLDTRDWRNPGKEHNPKQRVREFQLWWKEYDNLTKI, from the exons ATGAGCTCCAGTTGTTCCGATAGCGATTCTGGTGGAAGGAAACGccacaagaaacataaaaagaaggagaagaaaggaaagaagcataaaaaagaaaaaaagcggAAAGAGAAAAAGTCGCACAAGAAGCGCATCCGCCACGCCAGTTCCAGCAGCAGTGGTAGCGGGAGTGATCGTGATGAATGGATAGAAAAGGGGAAACCGACAAAACCAGCTGCTGTGCCGGAGCGTGATGATTGGATGAACTCTCTGTTGATACCAACTTATAG TAAAGAAGTTAAGCGCGACGAAAAAAAACCTCCAGTCGAAAGGTACGATCCGAAAACAAGCGTACGAGAATTGAATCCTCACTGGAGAAACGGTGGTAGTGGATTGCCGAGTTTTAAAAGACCAGCAGATGATGAAGACGAGTACGGTTCGAATAGGAGGGAGAAGACAGAAATTCGAAAAGATCTGAGTCGGAGTGGTGGCTGGAGAAAACCTAGTGATAACAAAGACACGGCTCGGCAAGAAAATGTCATAAATAAGGATGTCAAAAAATTAGACCAGGAAAGCGAGGATGGTGTACTTCTGAACGATCAACAGTTGAACGATTTAGGGGCAAAGATTGTGAAGGCGGAAATCATGGGTAATATCGAGTTAGCAAAAAGTTTGAAAGATAAGCTGGAGAAGGCTAAAgaatatagaaatcaaatacaAAATCAAAATTCGACACAGAAGAGACGGAACGAGACACAAGAAGAGGATGATGTTCAGTTTACAGTCTGTAAATCGACAACAGAAAGTATCCGACGGAACAAACAACAGCGACGTTCTCAGAATAATCTTCCTCCTAACGATTTGGCAGATAAATTCCGATCGGAGCGTTCGGAAAATGACAATATGGATGCCGAATTTTTCAAGGTTTCGACCAAGCTTGACCGTGAGGGAAGCAATCTGGAAAACATTTTCGACCATGGCCGTGCCAGTTCGTCTAGCTCGGGTCAGACGAACGAAGAGAAAGCTGTTCGCGATATGAATAGGTTATCCAAGGCTCAAGCTGACTGTGCACGATGCATCAATTCATCCACATTTTTACAAGACAACATCATATCGATGGGGAAAAATATATTCCTAGCTGTTCCAAGTTGGAAAGCTCTGCAACCCAAACACTGTCTCATTATGCCGGTTGCTCATTATCCCGCCTTAACTCACATGGATGAGGATGTTCATGAGGAGTTGATAACAACTTGCAAAGCACTCAAGCGCATGTTCGCTTCCCATAAACAGGAAGTTGTATTTTTCGAAACCGTCCGTTACATCAATCGTAATCCACACACCTACATACAATGCGTTCCTGCTGATAACTATGAGATGGCACCATTTTACTTCAAGAAAGCAATTCTCGAATCAGAAACCGAATGGGCCATGAACAAGAAGCTACATAACTTGCAAGGCTTGGAAATAAGGCGTGTTGTTCCTAAGGGATTGCCATACTTTTTGGTGAATTTCAACATGGAGAATGGATTCGCGCACGTTATTGAGGATCAGGAAAGTTTTCCTGTCACGTTTGCCTCT GAAACCATCGCTGGTATCTTAGGACTGGATACACGGGATTGGCGAAATCCTGGTAAAGAGCATAATCCCAAGCAACGCGTGCGGGAATTTCAGCTGTGGTGGAAAGAGTATGATAAtttgacgaaaatctaa